In a genomic window of Mesoplasma tabanidae:
- a CDS encoding lipoprotein: protein MKKLVSLLSAITLTASASVSVIACAQIQPPTKKAALYNEQDINILLKQVSKVYYLNSSESTKYDFNYVYQNMVKNKWIKELDKTAEASGQNGIDNTSRISDIQSVYFGYQLINSKLKDKSKIEITSGQTPKDPNLLMNLSNIYPTLISFITKGQILEMLLYLADLGINIMPQIISEQGILDYAAALLPDANIKKLAEALNPSQSKYKNYTIEQTLNSAIVDFGNALNVFANKDERYKNSTANEATQWRDPALNGVVLAMQDLPKQSNINLNIVDNWDALCGIINFARIMIIYLNNFATQRLLVIDSNPTTINTLTWKELQAIRSTKYSNIKNEIDVKNLIRYLNKAVSEETGNELQNLLQFLFRGQQNYKRIDGGGIIPIPDIDGFISNFTNKNYSDIGLSGVFKALLNGTSTPEKPIGSMLVGGLGLISSNNNIVGNLSEKIIKPLITTALKVAVSLGTIDEKTANLINSLMDQGVLINPWDVTWNSLLKSLMDKKFNENKTINVLGFPISGNYTIKTFLSRLTDLTTTNENDPLKLDFNNIGNLVNQLQGVVKVAQENPKELITKLGYIRPSKKGEEAFIKNGSFFDYLNKILNDTKGSNGLFEALNAKTEEFKEMQAELKKQMQAKFNSVEVTNENQLDHNTFEYIINNKTIIIKIVIVKNKYSISAISIKN, encoded by the coding sequence ATGAAAAAACTAGTTTCATTGCTTTCTGCTATTACATTAACAGCATCAGCTTCAGTATCAGTTATTGCATGCGCACAAATACAACCACCTACAAAAAAAGCAGCTCTTTATAATGAACAAGATATAAATATTTTATTAAAGCAAGTCTCTAAAGTTTATTATTTAAACTCTAGTGAATCAACAAAATATGATTTTAATTATGTTTATCAAAATATGGTTAAAAATAAGTGAATTAAAGAACTAGATAAAACTGCTGAGGCTTCTGGACAAAATGGGATTGATAATACTTCACGTATCTCTGATATTCAGTCAGTTTATTTTGGTTATCAACTAATAAACAGTAAATTAAAAGATAAAAGTAAAATAGAAATAACATCAGGACAAACTCCAAAAGATCCTAATTTATTGATGAACTTATCAAATATTTATCCAACTTTAATTTCTTTTATAACTAAAGGTCAAATACTTGAAATGCTTTTATATTTAGCTGATTTAGGAATAAATATAATGCCTCAAATTATTTCAGAACAGGGAATACTAGATTATGCAGCGGCTTTATTACCAGATGCTAATATTAAAAAATTAGCTGAAGCTTTAAATCCTTCACAATCTAAATATAAAAATTATACAATTGAACAAACTTTAAATTCAGCTATTGTTGATTTTGGAAATGCTTTAAATGTTTTTGCGAACAAAGATGAAAGATATAAAAATTCAACAGCTAATGAAGCAACTCAATGAAGAGACCCAGCATTAAATGGTGTTGTTTTAGCAATGCAAGACCTTCCAAAGCAATCTAACATAAATTTAAACATAGTTGATAATTGAGATGCTTTATGTGGAATAATAAATTTTGCAAGAATTATGATTATTTACTTAAATAATTTTGCAACTCAAAGACTACTAGTAATTGATAGTAATCCTACTACAATTAACACTCTTACATGAAAAGAATTACAAGCTATCAGAAGCACAAAATATTCTAATATAAAAAATGAAATAGACGTCAAAAACCTAATAAGATATTTGAATAAAGCAGTTAGTGAAGAAACTGGTAATGAGTTACAAAACTTATTGCAATTTTTATTTAGAGGTCAACAAAATTATAAACGAATTGATGGTGGTGGAATCATTCCAATTCCAGACATAGATGGGTTTATTTCAAATTTTACTAATAAAAATTATAGTGATATTGGTTTAAGCGGAGTATTTAAAGCACTGTTAAATGGTACTTCAACGCCAGAAAAACCAATTGGTAGTATGCTTGTTGGAGGTTTAGGTCTAATAAGTTCAAATAACAATATTGTTGGAAATCTAAGTGAAAAAATAATTAAACCATTAATTACAACAGCATTAAAGGTTGCAGTTTCACTAGGAACAATTGATGAAAAGACAGCTAATTTAATTAATAGCCTAATGGATCAAGGTGTTTTAATAAACCCATGAGATGTAACTTGAAATAGTTTATTAAAATCACTAATGGACAAAAAGTTTAATGAAAATAAAACAATTAATGTTTTAGGATTCCCTATTAGTGGAAATTATACTATTAAAACATTTTTAAGTCGCTTAACTGACTTAACAACAACAAATGAGAATGATCCTTTAAAATTAGATTTTAATAATATTGGTAATTTAGTTAACCAATTACAGGGTGTTGTTAAAGTAGCACAAGAAAATCCTAAAGAGTTGATAACAAAATTAGGATACATTAGACCATCAAAAAAAGGCGAAGAAGCTTTTATTAAAAATGGTTCATTCTTTGATTATTTAAACAAAATATTAAATGACACAAAAGGAAGCAATGGTTTATTTGAAGCATTAAATGCTAAAACAGAAGAATTTAAAGAAATGCAAGCAGAGCTGAAAAAGCAAATGCAAGCAAAATTTAATTCAGTTGAAGTAACTAATGAAAATCAATTAGATCATAATACTTTTGAATATATTATAAATAATAAAACTATTATTATTAAAATTGTTATAGTAAAAAATAAGTATTCTATTTCAGCTATTAGTATTAAAAATTAA
- a CDS encoding SGNH/GDSL hydrolase family protein — protein sequence MILSQHKINNNDLVFFEIGGNDLFSLIGFDGNEAKQAEFMKDSIDRVRTGLFNLLNNGVKNIIFMTPPRMDFPPRYRDIFNKANDQTIQSEEHEKAKAKAEFIINICNEYYSKINNVLKEVEQYYPGSIELYDLFNKTDELVSQFKDSLGEDNKNAIIEEAYSNGQAIEVKLNNEKITFNTDPNVDLLQNVSQVINEFKGDIIFGAKNTLDITISATRDKSRISDRDQAMKNYFFTDFVHPTKEVHRLVSDILLGHAEELSKKWKN from the coding sequence ATTATTTTATCTCAACATAAAATTAATAATAATGATTTAGTTTTCTTTGAAATTGGAGGAAATGATTTATTTTCATTAATTGGATTTGATGGAAACGAAGCTAAACAAGCTGAATTTATGAAAGACAGTATTGATAGAGTAAGAACAGGATTATTTAATCTTTTAAATAATGGAGTTAAAAATATTATTTTCATGACTCCACCAAGAATGGATTTTCCACCAAGATATCGTGATATTTTTAATAAAGCAAATGATCAAACAATTCAATCTGAAGAACATGAAAAAGCTAAAGCAAAAGCTGAATTTATTATTAATATTTGTAATGAATATTATTCAAAAATAAATAACGTTTTAAAAGAAGTTGAACAATATTACCCTGGCTCAATCGAATTATATGATTTATTCAATAAAACCGATGAACTTGTAAGTCAGTTTAAAGATTCTCTAGGTGAAGACAACAAAAATGCAATCATTGAAGAAGCATACAGTAATGGACAAGCAATTGAAGTTAAATTAAATAATGAAAAAATAACTTTTAATACTGATCCTAATGTTGATTTATTGCAAAACGTTAGTCAAGTTATTAACGAATTTAAAGGTGATATTATATTTGGAGCAAAAAATACTTTAGATATAACCATTTCAGCAACTAGAGATAAAAGTAGAATTTCAGATCGTGATCAAGCAATGAAAAATTATTTCTTTACTGATTTTGTTCACCCAACTAAAGAAGTTCATCGATTAGTTTCTGATATTCTTTTAGGTCATGCAGAGGAGTTGAGTAAAAAATGAAAAAACTAG
- a CDS encoding lipoprotein: protein MKKLLAILAATALITPVITSVVSCGETEESMRNNPLLIGKGIDKSKAIDDSQPGKYGFTNFYIVGDSLSDTDGITNLVKTKFANSMVDINISLSGAYGYETSKGVHHSAFSNGMTAGTILSEKLGFGEMKPSNFLSKKEESNYGKNYSVGGATAAKLDLPTGILLNDATIDRQTEALFYLNIKLIIMI from the coding sequence ATGAAAAAATTATTAGCAATTTTAGCAGCAACTGCATTAATCACACCAGTTATTACTAGTGTAGTTAGTTGTGGTGAAACTGAAGAATCAATGCGTAATAATCCATTATTAATTGGTAAAGGTATTGATAAATCAAAAGCAATTGATGATAGTCAACCAGGTAAATATGGCTTTACTAATTTTTATATTGTTGGTGATAGCTTAAGTGATACAGATGGAATTACAAATTTAGTTAAAACAAAATTTGCAAATTCAATGGTTGATATTAATATTAGTTTATCTGGTGCTTATGGATATGAAACAAGTAAAGGTGTTCATCATTCAGCATTTAGTAATGGTATGACTGCTGGAACAATTCTTTCAGAAAAACTAGGTTTTGGAGAAATGAAACCAAGTAACTTTTTGTCTAAAAAAGAAGAAAGCAATTATGGTAAAAATTATTCAGTTGGAGGAGCTACTGCTGCTAAACTTGATTTACCAACAGGTATATTATTAAACGATGCAACAATTGATAGACAAACAGAAGCATTATTTTATCTCAACATAAAATTAATAATAATGATTTAG
- a CDS encoding Y-family DNA polymerase: MNQKVILHLDMDAFFASCEQAHDKTLKNKPVVVARNNDKSIIVAASYDARKYGIKAGTPIFEAKKLAYGELIIKEGNRDLYEEYSERIFNLIKDQFTYKVEILGIDECFIDATNIWKKYGNVKNLSLAIQTAVYQETGLTCSIGVSFTRLFAKMGSDMKKPNGITIITKENYKTLIWNKPIKDVIGVGTSSLEKMKKLEVKTVNDFIKLDEKVIENTFGLVGQKMYQKLNGIKNNEIAYWDTSMKSISKEKTFEKRNMSIEDIEEVLFGLAEKVVIRMKNNDVLAKTVSLSIKFYNQEINFDKKEHKKRKSYSETFIEHTDNLEKIYSTVKVILDDIYDGESISLIGIGVANLIEKDKLIKQQSFENIII, encoded by the coding sequence ATGAATCAAAAAGTAATTTTGCATCTTGATATGGATGCTTTTTTTGCAAGCTGTGAACAAGCACATGATAAAACTTTGAAAAATAAGCCAGTTGTTGTTGCACGTAATAATGATAAAAGCATTATTGTTGCTGCTTCATATGATGCTAGAAAATATGGGATAAAAGCTGGTACACCTATTTTTGAAGCTAAAAAATTAGCTTATGGAGAATTAATAATAAAAGAAGGTAATAGAGATTTATATGAAGAATATAGTGAAAGAATTTTTAACTTAATTAAAGATCAGTTTACTTATAAAGTTGAGATACTAGGAATAGATGAATGCTTTATTGATGCTACTAACATTTGAAAAAAATATGGTAATGTTAAAAATCTTAGTTTAGCTATTCAAACTGCAGTTTATCAAGAAACAGGTTTAACATGCAGCATTGGTGTTAGCTTTACTAGATTATTTGCAAAAATGGGCAGTGACATGAAAAAACCAAATGGAATAACTATTATAACTAAAGAAAATTACAAAACATTAATTTGAAACAAGCCAATCAAAGACGTTATTGGAGTTGGAACTTCATCATTAGAAAAAATGAAAAAACTAGAAGTCAAAACTGTTAATGACTTTATTAAACTTGATGAAAAAGTTATTGAAAATACATTTGGATTGGTGGGACAAAAAATGTATCAAAAATTAAATGGAATAAAAAATAACGAAATAGCTTATTGAGATACATCAATGAAATCAATTTCTAAAGAAAAAACTTTTGAAAAAAGAAATATGTCAATTGAAGACATTGAGGAAGTTTTATTTGGTTTAGCTGAAAAAGTAGTTATAAGAATGAAAAACAATGATGTACTTGCAAAAACTGTTTCATTATCAATAAAGTTTTATAACCAAGAAATAAATTTTGATAAAAAAGAGCATAAAAAGCGAAAGTCATATAGTGAAACTTTTATAGAACACACTGATAATTTAGAAAAAATATATTCAACAGTAAAGGTTATTTTAGATGATATCTACGATGGGGAATCAATATCATTAATAGGTATTGGAGTAGCAAATTTAATTGAAAAAGATAAGTTGATAAAGCAACAAAGTTTTGAAAACATAATTATTTAA
- a CDS encoding TlyA family RNA methyltransferase, whose amino-acid sequence MKKRLDEVLVEKNLVSTRSKAKEQIVNRKEVYVNNNLITKAGFMVNETDLIEIKLKQSTFVSRAGLKLEKTIKDWKIDLNNKVCLDIGASTGGFTEVCLENKASLVYAVDVGTDQLDFSLKNNPLVKDMQKYNFRYAKPEDFDQTIDFFCCDVSFISVDKILPALNNLIKEQTYGVMLIKPEFEAGNELAKNGKVNLKSTHLQVIKNFIHYAKQNGFSVDRLTYSPIVGNKKQNIEYLGFLTKTENQKKWKEEELNKVVNQSWKYLT is encoded by the coding sequence ATGAAAAAACGTTTAGATGAAGTACTTGTAGAAAAGAATTTAGTTTCTACAAGAAGCAAAGCAAAAGAACAAATAGTTAATAGAAAAGAAGTATACGTAAATAATAATTTAATTACAAAAGCTGGTTTTATGGTTAATGAAACAGATTTAATAGAAATCAAATTAAAGCAAAGTACTTTTGTCTCAAGAGCAGGATTAAAACTTGAAAAAACAATTAAAGATTGAAAAATAGACTTAAATAATAAAGTTTGTTTAGATATAGGAGCATCAACTGGTGGTTTCACAGAAGTCTGTTTAGAAAATAAAGCAAGTTTAGTGTATGCAGTTGATGTAGGAACTGATCAACTAGATTTTTCTTTAAAAAATAATCCTTTAGTAAAAGATATGCAAAAATATAATTTTAGATATGCAAAACCAGAAGATTTTGATCAAACAATTGACTTCTTTTGTTGTGATGTGAGTTTCATTTCAGTAGACAAAATCTTGCCTGCATTAAATAATTTAATTAAAGAGCAAACATATGGTGTTATGTTAATTAAACCTGAATTTGAAGCAGGAAATGAGTTAGCTAAAAATGGCAAAGTAAATTTAAAATCAACTCATCTACAAGTTATTAAGAATTTTATACATTATGCTAAACAAAATGGTTTCTCAGTAGATAGACTCACTTATTCACCAATTGTTGGTAATAAAAAGCAGAATATTGAGTATTTAGGTTTTTTAACTAAAACAGAAAATCAAAAAAAATGAAAAGAAGAAGAATTGAATAAGGTTGTTAATCAATCTTGAAAATATTTAACTTAA
- the xseB gene encoding exodeoxyribonuclease VII small subunit: MENKTYDQLITELKEATLKLSSSEISMEEAMKIFEENIRRIQLAKEKLTEYKGTINKVLEENKIEEFN, encoded by the coding sequence ATGGAAAATAAAACATACGATCAGTTAATTACTGAATTAAAAGAAGCAACTTTAAAATTATCTTCAAGTGAAATATCAATGGAAGAAGCAATGAAAATATTTGAAGAAAATATTAGAAGAATTCAATTAGCAAAAGAAAAGCTAACTGAATACAAAGGCACTATTAACAAAGTTTTAGAAGAAAATAAAATCGAAGAATTTAATTAA
- the xseA gene encoding exodeoxyribonuclease VII large subunit, with translation MENKIFSVAEISQIFKEAIEGSNYFKNIYVRGEVGNLTFNKSGHVYFSLKDNQSTIGAMIWKSNAHKLTNLNVKEGMEITCYGRLTYYVPNGRVSFEAVDVSVEGKGDLQAIFEERLKEITALGWIDESRKKPINRFAKNIGLVTTDSGAAIKDLITTLKRRMPSVNIYLFPTMVQGETAQFDIAKKIQQANLFEPKLDILIVGRGGGSYEDLWTFNEMEVLKAIVDSSIPVISAVGHEPDVTLSDYVADLRAATPTAAAELASISTEELLKELAYNYENQIRIFKNVYNNQQLKLEELKKQNVLKINNKYDIQLLDLNYIKKSFINNIKNIITRNEMFIENIESKTALLDPKKPMDKGFGLIMGKDKQIINSIDKVAINQELKLVLKDGEIETIIKGVKKNGK, from the coding sequence ATGGAAAACAAAATATTTTCAGTAGCTGAAATAAGTCAAATTTTTAAAGAAGCAATTGAAGGTAGTAATTATTTTAAAAATATATATGTCAGAGGAGAAGTAGGTAACCTAACTTTTAACAAATCAGGACATGTATATTTTTCTTTAAAAGATAATCAAAGTACTATAGGTGCAATGATATGAAAAAGTAATGCACATAAACTTACAAATTTAAATGTAAAAGAAGGAATGGAAATAACATGTTATGGAAGATTAACATATTATGTACCAAATGGAAGAGTTAGTTTTGAAGCAGTTGATGTGAGTGTTGAGGGAAAAGGTGATCTTCAAGCAATTTTTGAAGAACGTCTAAAAGAAATAACAGCTTTAGGTTGAATAGATGAATCAAGAAAAAAACCTATTAATCGATTTGCTAAAAATATTGGTTTAGTTACAACTGATTCTGGTGCTGCTATTAAAGATTTGATTACAACTTTAAAAAGAAGAATGCCTTCAGTTAACATTTACTTATTTCCAACAATGGTTCAAGGTGAGACTGCCCAGTTTGATATAGCTAAAAAAATACAACAAGCTAACCTATTTGAACCTAAATTAGATATTTTAATTGTTGGTCGCGGTGGTGGAAGTTATGAAGACTTATGAACTTTTAATGAAATGGAAGTTTTAAAAGCAATTGTTGATTCATCAATTCCAGTTATAAGTGCTGTTGGGCATGAACCAGATGTCACATTAAGTGATTATGTTGCTGATTTAAGAGCAGCAACACCAACAGCTGCTGCTGAATTAGCATCAATTAGTACTGAAGAACTTTTAAAAGAATTAGCGTATAACTATGAAAATCAAATTCGAATATTTAAAAATGTTTATAATAATCAACAATTAAAATTAGAAGAATTGAAAAAGCAAAATGTTTTAAAAATTAATAATAAATATGATATACAATTACTAGATTTAAACTATATTAAAAAGAGTTTTATTAATAATATAAAAAATATTATTACTAGAAATGAAATGTTTATTGAAAACATTGAATCAAAAACAGCATTATTAGACCCTAAAAAGCCTATGGATAAGGGATTTGGACTAATTATGGGTAAAGATAAGCAAATAATTAATTCAATTGATAAAGTGGCTATAAATCAAGAACTGAAATTAGTCTTAAAAGATGGAGAAATTGAAACTATTATTAAAGGAGTAAAGAAAAATGGAAAATAA
- the nusB gene encoding transcription antitermination factor NusB: MSEQKLSMVKRRTYLVQMFYRYLLMNNDVNYIKQDILDETQEKLDVETTLIANNIAEKLSDLKNEIEKHLSENWKWNRIPTYIQSILIVGTYEIIFTPTPKAVTINELVNLVKENEVDFDYKFVNACLDKVIKL; the protein is encoded by the coding sequence ATGAGTGAACAAAAATTAAGTATGGTAAAAAGACGTACATATTTAGTACAAATGTTTTATAGATATTTATTAATGAATAATGATGTTAATTATATTAAACAAGATATACTAGATGAAACACAAGAAAAATTAGATGTTGAAACAACTTTAATAGCAAATAATATCGCTGAAAAACTTTCAGATCTGAAAAATGAAATTGAAAAACATTTAAGTGAAAATTGAAAATGAAATAGAATACCAACATATATTCAATCAATTTTAATTGTTGGTACTTATGAAATTATCTTTACTCCAACTCCAAAAGCTGTAACTATTAATGAATTAGTTAATTTAGTGAAAGAAAATGAAGTTGATTTTGATTACAAGTTTGTAAATGCATGTTTAGATAAGGTTATAAAACTATAA
- a CDS encoding deoxyribonuclease IV encodes MKKPILGSHVGMSKSNKHGEYLIGSVNEALSYEANTFMFYTGAPQNSIRTATDKLHIEEFNQLLVQNNINKDHLVVHAPYIINISNPVNQTTWDFGVDFLKQEIKRCEDIGVKILVLHPGARLKGNYNDALNALVKGLNAVASSQNNVIIALETMAGKGTEVGLSLNDFKYVIDNVDEPNKVAVCLDTCHMHDAGYDFNDWDSIKQEINNTIGKEKVICFHLNDSKNPLLAHKDRHENIGYGYIGFDNLLKVLWDEEYIDIPKILETPYVEDKPPYKEEIENLINKNFSKKVK; translated from the coding sequence ATGAAAAAACCAATCTTAGGTAGTCATGTTGGAATGAGCAAATCAAATAAGCATGGTGAATATTTAATAGGAAGTGTAAATGAAGCATTGAGCTATGAAGCTAATACCTTCATGTTTTATACAGGCGCACCTCAAAATTCTATACGTACAGCAACTGATAAATTACATATTGAAGAATTTAACCAGCTATTAGTGCAAAATAATATTAATAAAGATCATTTAGTTGTTCACGCTCCTTATATAATCAATATTTCAAATCCTGTTAATCAAACTACTTGAGATTTTGGAGTTGATTTTTTAAAACAAGAAATCAAACGTTGTGAAGATATTGGAGTGAAGATTTTAGTTTTACATCCAGGTGCTAGATTAAAAGGCAATTATAATGATGCATTAAATGCTCTAGTTAAGGGATTAAATGCTGTTGCTTCAAGTCAAAATAATGTAATAATAGCATTAGAAACAATGGCTGGCAAAGGTACTGAAGTTGGTTTATCATTAAATGATTTTAAATACGTTATTGATAATGTTGATGAACCAAATAAAGTGGCTGTTTGTTTAGATACATGTCATATGCATGATGCAGGATATGACTTTAATGATTGAGATTCAATAAAGCAAGAAATTAATAATACAATCGGAAAAGAAAAAGTAATTTGTTTTCATTTAAATGATTCAAAAAATCCGTTATTAGCACATAAGGACAGACATGAAAATATCGGTTATGGTTATATAGGATTTGATAATCTTTTAAAAGTACTTTGAGATGAAGAATATATTGATATTCCAAAAATTTTAGAAACACCTTATGTAGAAGATAAACCTCCATATAAAGAAGAAATTGAAAACTTAATTAATAAAAATTTTTCCAAAAAAGTTAAGTAA
- a CDS encoding riboflavin kinase, which produces MTIHYNEMLMMLWNQPKTVAVFAEFDKWDKNETNLIEKAKKDNLKVILIQKETSNFKNIISNKGIEQKASELDCEVVLWHSFSQEYNYERIKQDLNIKKVYVLSNNSDLKKINAAFDQKQVVEYDFKLNDDIKKSEVFLKQGKIKEYKKLNGFNFGFKGFVEHGNHIGRTINYPTANIIINDELILKEAVYLTTTKLPNDDKTYPSISAYWTNKNGINVFESHLLDFDQDIYGWGIDIEIIDFIRESIKVNSLEELKELLNKDKQYAINYFKGE; this is translated from the coding sequence ATGACTATACATTATAATGAAATGCTAATGATGCTTTGAAATCAACCTAAAACGGTAGCTGTTTTTGCAGAATTTGATAAGTGGGATAAAAATGAGACAAATTTAATTGAAAAAGCAAAAAAAGACAATTTAAAAGTAATTTTAATTCAAAAAGAAACAAGTAATTTTAAGAATATTATTTCTAATAAAGGAATAGAACAAAAAGCTAGTGAATTAGATTGTGAAGTTGTTTTATGACACTCTTTTAGTCAAGAATATAACTATGAAAGAATAAAACAAGATTTAAATATTAAAAAAGTTTATGTACTAAGTAATAACTCAGATTTAAAAAAAATTAATGCTGCTTTTGATCAAAAACAGGTTGTTGAGTATGATTTTAAACTTAATGATGACATTAAAAAAAGTGAAGTTTTTTTAAAACAAGGAAAAATAAAAGAATATAAAAAACTTAATGGATTTAACTTTGGTTTTAAAGGTTTTGTAGAACATGGAAATCACATTGGAAGAACAATTAATTACCCTACAGCAAATATTATTATTAATGATGAATTAATTTTAAAAGAAGCTGTTTATTTAACAACAACTAAACTACCTAATGATGATAAAACATATCCAAGTATTAGCGCTTATTGAACTAATAAAAATGGTATTAATGTATTTGAAAGTCATCTTTTAGATTTTGACCAGGATATTTATGGATGAGGGATCGATATTGAAATTATAGATTTCATTCGTGAAAGTATTAAAGTAAACAGTTTAGAAGAATTAAAAGAATTATTAAACAAAGATAAACAATACGCAATAAATTATTTTAAAGGAGAATAA